One stretch of Chryseobacterium sp. LJ668 DNA includes these proteins:
- a CDS encoding UbiA family prenyltransferase has product MNSEKETFQDNNFISKSLFYRLSQFVGFLLGARFFVAALLTFALYVSTFFLFNQDESFRSFVFDFKVHGIIFCTVLSILSGGIINQFYDFEKDHIVKPFRTRIQSFIKQRYFLYAYLALSIISLGVASFISYRVFIFFIVYQFFMWFYSHKLSRILILNNLTFVSLTLYPFFGMMVYYETFSKKVLLMAVFLFLILLCIDIVKDTLTKSVDKTFGYVTIPNYFKSRITNTIIISLLMVTMVVSMKLIAKTGISGFMAYYFAAGLFIMISCIYLLLNSSKKSKFFTLNILRFWVFVGIIAMLLNGIEGKL; this is encoded by the coding sequence ATGAATTCTGAAAAAGAAACTTTCCAGGACAATAATTTTATATCCAAATCTCTGTTTTACAGACTTTCACAATTTGTCGGCTTTCTTTTGGGAGCGAGGTTTTTTGTAGCCGCCTTACTCACGTTTGCCCTTTACGTTTCCACATTTTTCCTTTTTAATCAGGATGAATCTTTCAGAAGTTTTGTCTTCGATTTTAAAGTTCACGGCATTATTTTCTGTACCGTTCTCTCTATTCTGTCCGGTGGTATCATCAATCAGTTTTATGATTTTGAAAAAGACCATATTGTAAAACCTTTCCGAACGAGAATTCAGAGTTTTATCAAACAAAGATATTTTCTGTATGCTTATTTGGCGTTAAGTATCATCTCTTTGGGCGTAGCGAGTTTTATATCTTATCGCGTATTTATTTTTTTTATTGTTTATCAGTTTTTTATGTGGTTTTACAGCCATAAATTGAGCCGGATCTTAATTTTAAATAACCTCACCTTCGTGAGTCTCACCTTATATCCTTTCTTCGGTATGATGGTCTATTACGAGACTTTTTCAAAGAAAGTCTTATTAATGGCAGTGTTTTTATTTTTAATCCTTTTATGTATTGATATTGTAAAGGATACCTTAACAAAAAGTGTAGATAAAACCTTTGGTTATGTCACAATTCCCAATTATTTTAAAAGTAGAATAACCAACACAATTATAATTTCATTATTAATGGTTACGATGGTTGTTTCAATGAAACTCATAGCAAAAACAGGAATTTCAGGCTTTATGGCCTATTATTTTGCAGCAGGATTATTTATTATGATTTCATGCATTTATTTACTTTTAAATTCTTCTAAAAAATCTAAGTTTTTCACACTCAATATTTTGCGATTCTGGGTTTTCGTGGGAATTATTGCAATGCTACTCAACGGAATTGAAGGTAAATTATAG
- a CDS encoding MFS transporter codes for MSETEIQPAQNIKNNPKIMKAWAVYDWANSVYSLVITSTIFPIYYSILTTKFEQKEYVEETGKYIDVPVRHLIRIFGTEYQPDAVYGYSLTISFLIVVLLSPFLSSLADTIGNKKSFLQFFCYLGATSCMGLAMFTGMHNVFLGLLFSITASVGFWGSLVFYNSFLPDIATRDKQDALSAKGYVYGYIGSVVLVVICLILIQVLGKGNPEKQLIFTRISFLLTGAWWFGFSQYTFKHLPQFGDVKEKLPKDLVLLNYKNIFKGHEAQGGFFEVFKDNISFYKDIAKESFNELFKVGNELFKDKNLKFFLSSFFFYSVGMQTIFLMATLFGKSEINLAQDKLIGTLLIIQIEAIIGAVLFSRLSRKIGNKNVISIAIVLWIVACTWAYFLNKENPNVEYQFYGVAAVVGLVMGGLQAMSRSTYSKLLPENSMENTTYFSFYDVLEKLAIIIGTFIFATLIEHFNNMRYAALSMTLFFAVGLILIRFLNVKAIKSTDTV; via the coding sequence ATGTCTGAAACTGAAATTCAACCTGCACAAAATATAAAGAATAACCCAAAGATTATGAAAGCCTGGGCGGTCTATGACTGGGCAAATTCTGTGTATTCTTTGGTAATAACATCCACTATTTTTCCTATTTATTATTCTATTCTCACAACAAAATTTGAGCAAAAAGAATACGTAGAAGAAACAGGTAAATATATTGATGTTCCGGTAAGACATCTTATAAGAATTTTTGGTACAGAATATCAACCAGATGCCGTATACGGTTATTCTCTTACTATTTCGTTTTTAATTGTTGTTTTGCTTTCTCCATTTTTGTCTTCTTTAGCAGATACCATTGGAAACAAAAAGTCTTTTTTACAGTTTTTCTGTTACTTAGGTGCAACTTCTTGTATGGGATTGGCAATGTTCACTGGGATGCATAATGTCTTTTTAGGATTGCTTTTTAGTATAACAGCCAGTGTAGGATTTTGGGGAAGTCTTGTATTTTACAATTCTTTCTTACCGGATATTGCAACTCGCGACAAACAGGATGCACTTTCTGCAAAAGGATATGTATACGGGTATATTGGTTCTGTAGTATTGGTAGTGATTTGTTTGATTTTAATTCAGGTTTTGGGTAAAGGTAATCCAGAAAAGCAATTAATATTTACTAGAATCAGTTTTCTTCTGACAGGAGCTTGGTGGTTTGGTTTTTCACAGTATACTTTTAAGCATTTACCTCAATTTGGTGATGTTAAGGAAAAACTACCTAAAGATTTGGTATTATTAAATTATAAAAACATCTTTAAGGGCCATGAAGCTCAAGGTGGTTTTTTTGAGGTTTTTAAAGATAATATCAGCTTTTATAAAGATATCGCAAAAGAAAGTTTTAATGAATTATTTAAAGTTGGAAACGAATTATTTAAAGATAAAAACCTGAAATTTTTTCTGTCGAGCTTTTTCTTTTACAGTGTAGGAATGCAGACTATTTTCCTAATGGCAACATTATTTGGAAAAAGCGAAATAAATCTTGCACAGGATAAATTGATCGGAACGCTTTTGATTATACAGATTGAGGCAATTATTGGCGCGGTTTTATTTTCGAGACTATCAAGAAAAATCGGTAATAAAAACGTTATTTCAATTGCAATAGTTTTATGGATTGTTGCTTGTACGTGGGCGTATTTCTTGAATAAGGAAAATCCTAATGTAGAATATCAATTTTATGGTGTTGCTGCGGTTGTTGGTTTGGTGATGGGTGGTCTTCAGGCAATGTCACGATCAACTTATTCTAAACTTCTTCCGGAGAATTCTATGGAAAATACAACCTATTTTAGTTTTTATGACGTATTAGAAAAACTGGCAATTATCATTGGGACATTTATTTTTGCAACATTGATAGAGCACTTCAACAATATGCGTTATGCAGCATTATCTATGACACTTTTCTTTGCAGTGGGACTGATTTTGATTAGGTTTCTGAATGTAAAGGCGATTAAGAGCACAGACACAGTGTAA
- a CDS encoding electron transfer flavoprotein subunit alpha/FixB family protein: MAVFVYAENINGVYKKAAFEAVSYAKAVADQAGDTVTAISVNPTDSSDLLYKYGATNVINIKDEGLKNFSAKAYAQAVSEVADGNVLVFPHTTDASSVAPMLAVMKNFSLITNVLEAPESQAPLQVKRKAFSGKGFMHAKAEAEGVILTVSQNAFGVKENAVSGSEEVRNLSVANEDTKVISHEQSSGKLDLKEAEVVVSAGRGMKGPENWGMVEELANVLGAATACSKPVSDIGWRPHTEHVGQTGKAISPNLYIAIGISGAIQHLAGVNSSKTIVVINSDAEAPFFKSADYGVVGDAFQILPALTEKIKAIKG, translated from the coding sequence ATGGCAGTATTCGTATACGCAGAAAATATAAACGGAGTTTACAAAAAAGCAGCTTTTGAAGCAGTTTCTTATGCAAAAGCAGTTGCAGATCAGGCGGGAGATACCGTTACGGCAATCTCTGTAAACCCAACAGATTCTTCAGATTTATTATATAAATATGGAGCAACCAACGTAATCAATATCAAGGACGAAGGTTTGAAAAATTTCTCAGCTAAGGCTTATGCTCAGGCAGTAAGTGAGGTAGCTGACGGAAATGTTCTTGTTTTTCCTCACACAACAGATGCTTCGTCTGTAGCGCCAATGCTGGCTGTGATGAAGAATTTTTCTTTAATTACCAATGTTTTGGAAGCACCGGAAAGCCAAGCTCCATTGCAGGTAAAAAGAAAAGCATTCTCAGGAAAAGGATTTATGCATGCAAAAGCTGAGGCGGAAGGAGTAATTCTTACCGTTTCTCAAAATGCTTTTGGAGTAAAAGAAAATGCAGTTTCTGGTTCTGAAGAGGTAAGAAATCTTTCAGTAGCCAATGAAGATACCAAAGTGATTTCTCATGAGCAAAGTTCAGGGAAATTAGACCTAAAAGAGGCTGAAGTGGTAGTTTCTGCAGGTAGAGGAATGAAAGGTCCTGAAAACTGGGGGATGGTAGAAGAATTAGCAAACGTTTTAGGTGCTGCTACAGCTTGTTCAAAACCGGTTTCAGATATTGGTTGGAGACCTCATACAGAGCACGTTGGACAAACCGGTAAGGCAATTTCACCCAATCTTTATATCGCAATCGGTATTTCCGGGGCTATTCAACATTTAGCGGGGGTGAACTCTTCTAAAACAATTGTTGTAATCAACAGTGATGCTGAAGCACCGTTCTTCAAATCAGCTGATTATGGGGTTGTAGGTGATGCTTTCCAGATTCTTCCGGCACTTACTGAGAAAATTAAAGCAATCAAAGGATAG
- a CDS encoding RNA polymerase sigma factor, with protein MKNLEENFNLAKKQDRRAQKALYDFFSAKMLAVANSYTNNIHDAEDILLNAFLKCFNKIEDCKEWKSFPFWLRKIVVNDSISFVRKSKNILYSDIEIPDYPDDDIDERLYDINVEEIFSQMPVGYRLIFNLYIFEDKKHQEIAEIMKISEGTSKSQLSKAKKWIADYLKAKENGRQNKETVKI; from the coding sequence ATGAAGAATTTAGAAGAGAATTTTAACCTTGCCAAAAAACAGGATCGGAGAGCCCAAAAAGCTCTTTACGATTTTTTTTCAGCTAAAATGCTGGCGGTTGCAAATTCTTATACAAATAACATTCATGATGCTGAAGATATTTTGCTAAATGCCTTTCTAAAGTGTTTTAATAAAATAGAAGATTGTAAAGAATGGAAAAGCTTTCCTTTTTGGTTGAGGAAAATTGTCGTCAACGACTCGATAAGTTTTGTCAGGAAAAGCAAAAATATTTTGTATTCAGATATTGAAATTCCAGATTATCCGGATGATGACATCGATGAGAGACTTTACGATATTAATGTAGAAGAAATATTTTCTCAGATGCCGGTAGGTTATCGATTGATCTTCAATCTCTACATATTTGAAGACAAAAAGCATCAGGAAATCGCTGAAATTATGAAAATTTCTGAAGGAACCAGCAAAAGCCAATTGAGCAAAGCCAAAAAATGGATTGCAGATTATTTAAAAGCAAAAGAAAATGGACGACAAAATAAAGAAACGGTTAAGATCTGA
- a CDS encoding helix-turn-helix transcriptional regulator → MSLNERISKVIEYSKLSSSEFADEIDVQRSSISHITSGRNKPSLEFIIKIKSRFPEILWDWLVNGDGEMLKSDLPEIGDIPESENLEEKTKPTSLPDLFTMINDDEDFGSEEENIEEITVVRESAISHQSKAEEKISNSQPLEKSSEQIINQVIENQTNKIKRIVLFYDNGKFESFEP, encoded by the coding sequence ATGAGTTTAAATGAAAGAATTTCAAAGGTTATAGAATACTCAAAATTGAGTTCATCTGAATTTGCAGATGAGATCGATGTACAGCGCTCTTCCATTTCACATATTACTTCCGGGCGAAATAAACCTTCACTGGAATTTATCATTAAAATAAAATCCAGGTTTCCGGAGATTTTATGGGACTGGCTGGTAAATGGCGATGGGGAAATGCTGAAATCTGATTTACCAGAAATCGGGGATATTCCTGAAAGTGAAAATTTAGAAGAGAAAACTAAACCGACTTCACTTCCCGATTTATTCACGATGATAAATGATGATGAAGATTTTGGCAGCGAGGAAGAAAATATAGAAGAAATCACGGTCGTGCGAGAATCTGCTATTTCACATCAAAGTAAAGCTGAAGAAAAAATATCCAATTCTCAGCCATTAGAAAAATCTAGTGAACAAATAATCAATCAAGTTATTGAAAATCAAACCAATAAGATTAAACGAATAGTTTTGTTCTATGATAATGGAAAATTTGAAAGTTTTGAGCCATAA
- a CDS encoding acetyl-CoA C-acyltransferase, whose translation MKEVFIVSAVRTPMGSFMGSLSTVPATKLGVAAVKGALDKINLDPKNVDEVYMGNVLQAGEGQSPARQVALGAGLSNETIATTINKVCASGMKAVTMAAQAIKAGDAEVIVAGGMENMSMVPHYYNARNATKLGDVKMQDGMVLDGLTDVYNKVHMGVCAEKCATDYNFSREDQDNFAVESYKRSAKAWSEGKFAEEVVPVSIPQRKGDPVLFAEDEEYKAVNFDRLPTLPTVFKKEEGTVTAANASTLNDGASALILVSKEKMEELGLKPLAKIISYADAGQEPENFTTSPSKALPIALKKAGLEISDIDFFEFNEAFSVVGLANNKILGLDAAKVNVNGGAVSLGHPLGSSGSRIIVTLINVLKQNNAKYGAAAICNGGGGATAIVIENM comes from the coding sequence ATGAAAGAAGTATTCATAGTTTCCGCAGTAAGAACTCCAATGGGAAGTTTTATGGGAAGCTTATCAACAGTTCCTGCCACAAAATTGGGAGTAGCAGCAGTAAAAGGAGCATTAGATAAAATTAATCTTGACCCTAAAAATGTTGACGAAGTTTATATGGGTAATGTGTTACAGGCAGGTGAGGGGCAATCACCGGCTCGTCAGGTAGCATTAGGAGCAGGGCTTTCAAATGAAACGATTGCTACAACTATCAATAAGGTTTGTGCCTCAGGAATGAAGGCCGTGACGATGGCTGCACAGGCAATCAAAGCTGGAGACGCAGAAGTTATCGTTGCCGGAGGTATGGAAAATATGTCTATGGTGCCACATTATTACAATGCAAGAAATGCAACCAAATTAGGTGATGTGAAAATGCAGGACGGAATGGTTTTAGATGGTCTTACAGACGTTTACAACAAAGTTCATATGGGAGTTTGCGCAGAAAAATGTGCGACAGATTATAATTTCTCAAGAGAAGATCAGGATAATTTTGCTGTAGAATCTTACAAAAGATCTGCAAAAGCGTGGAGTGAAGGTAAATTTGCTGAAGAAGTAGTCCCTGTATCTATTCCACAAAGAAAAGGAGATCCTGTACTATTCGCTGAAGATGAGGAGTACAAAGCGGTTAATTTCGACAGACTTCCAACGCTTCCTACAGTTTTCAAAAAAGAAGAAGGAACAGTAACGGCTGCAAACGCATCTACTTTAAATGATGGTGCTTCTGCATTGATTCTTGTTTCTAAAGAGAAAATGGAAGAATTAGGATTGAAACCTTTAGCAAAAATTATTTCTTACGCCGATGCAGGTCAGGAGCCTGAAAACTTTACCACATCACCATCAAAAGCATTACCGATTGCTCTCAAAAAAGCAGGTTTAGAGATTTCAGATATTGATTTCTTCGAATTCAACGAAGCATTTTCTGTGGTTGGTTTGGCAAATAACAAAATCTTAGGACTAGATGCCGCTAAAGTAAATGTAAACGGTGGCGCAGTATCTCTCGGCCATCCACTGGGAAGTTCAGGTTCTAGAATTATCGTTACTCTGATCAATGTCTTAAAGCAAAACAACGCTAAATATGGTGCTGCAGCTATTTGTAACGGCGGCGGCGGAGCTACTGCAATCGTGATTGAAAATATGTAA
- a CDS encoding proline dehydrogenase family protein — protein sequence MPIFNDTKVAFADKTDAQLRKAYWMFKMIEQPALTNIGTSLLNFTVHNNFPFVNGIVKNTLFEQFVGGETREESMKAVKQLFKRGVGSIFDYSIEGKEDEKTFDAVCQEIKDIIKFSVGNSAIPFIVFKPTAFGRIDLYETVGKKLELTSSQTEEWARVVKRFDEVCKLCYENDKKVMIDAEESWMQDAADQLCEEMMEKYNQQKPIVWNTIQMYRTHRLEYMEANLHRAREKNYFIGYKIVRGAYMEKERARAAEKGYPDPIQPNKDASDTNYNAGIDFVMNHLDKVSAFFGTHNEVSSELVMDKMKAKNLENGHPNIYFGQLYGMSDNISFYLSDKGYNVAKYLPYGPVKDVVPYLTRRARENTSVAGQTGRELGLIKKELDRRRK from the coding sequence ATGCCCATTTTTAACGATACAAAAGTCGCATTTGCCGATAAAACAGATGCACAGTTGAGAAAAGCATACTGGATGTTTAAGATGATTGAACAGCCTGCTTTAACCAATATCGGAACTTCTCTGCTTAATTTTACCGTTCATAATAACTTCCCATTCGTCAACGGAATTGTAAAAAATACATTGTTTGAGCAATTCGTAGGGGGTGAAACGCGGGAAGAAAGTATGAAAGCGGTGAAACAGCTTTTCAAAAGAGGAGTTGGAAGTATTTTTGACTATTCGATTGAAGGGAAAGAAGATGAGAAGACTTTTGATGCAGTGTGTCAGGAAATTAAAGATATCATTAAATTTTCTGTAGGAAATTCTGCCATACCTTTTATTGTTTTTAAGCCTACCGCTTTCGGAAGAATTGATTTGTATGAAACTGTAGGTAAAAAGTTAGAGTTGACATCAAGCCAAACAGAAGAATGGGCGAGAGTGGTAAAAAGATTTGATGAAGTATGCAAACTTTGCTATGAGAACGACAAAAAAGTAATGATTGATGCAGAAGAATCTTGGATGCAGGATGCTGCAGATCAGCTTTGCGAAGAAATGATGGAAAAATACAATCAACAAAAGCCAATTGTCTGGAATACAATTCAAATGTATAGAACTCACCGTCTGGAATACATGGAAGCAAATCTTCACCGAGCAAGAGAAAAAAACTATTTCATCGGTTACAAAATCGTCCGTGGTGCTTATATGGAAAAAGAAAGAGCAAGGGCTGCTGAAAAAGGCTATCCTGACCCAATACAACCCAATAAAGATGCTTCAGACACAAATTACAATGCAGGTATTGATTTTGTAATGAATCATTTAGATAAAGTTTCAGCATTTTTCGGAACACATAACGAGGTTTCTTCTGAATTGGTAATGGATAAAATGAAGGCAAAAAATCTTGAAAATGGTCATCCAAACATCTATTTCGGGCAGCTGTACGGAATGAGCGATAACATCAGCTTCTACTTGTCAGATAAAGGCTATAACGTAGCTAAATATTTGCCGTACGGACCTGTAAAAGATGTTGTTCCGTATCTGACAAGAAGAGCAAGGGAAAATACATCTGTTGCCGGCCAAACCGGTAGAGAATTGGGTTTGATCAAAAAAGAGCTGGATCGAAGAAGGAAATAA
- a CDS encoding M14 family zinc carboxypeptidase, with translation MSFEHLYIQNPDFQNRYIFPEKLFSYLQTNLSDHIIEIGRSYLDKPIYKLTVGNGDIKVLAWSQMHGNESNATLAMLDLIATLDNAPKMKNELFSQISLDFIFMLNPDGSERWTRLTAAEIDLNRDFHNEASVEIKFLKKIASEKKYDYALNLHEQRTIFTTDGIHPATLSFLAPSENEERTITENRKKCMAVIAQTYKNLKKLIPNQIGRYTDEFYPTSTGDNFIKAGMATILFEGGHFIGDYTRKGTRKYYTIALYYALKAISELKSDTTDWEKYLEIPENQETHYDIVYRNVKLNTDHECILDIAVQYREVIEEGKDEISFIPFVMEVGDVNKRKGWFEIDCTGKRFVSDTKYPKLDAEVSFKIEE, from the coding sequence ATGAGTTTTGAACATTTGTATATCCAAAATCCCGATTTCCAAAATCGCTATATTTTCCCAGAAAAATTATTTTCTTACCTACAGACAAATCTCAGCGATCATATTATTGAGATAGGAAGATCTTATTTAGATAAACCTATTTATAAATTAACTGTAGGAAATGGAGATATAAAAGTTTTAGCATGGTCACAAATGCATGGTAATGAATCGAACGCTACTCTTGCAATGCTTGATCTTATAGCAACGCTGGATAACGCTCCTAAAATGAAGAACGAACTTTTCAGTCAGATAAGTTTAGATTTTATCTTTATGTTAAATCCTGATGGTTCGGAAAGATGGACAAGACTCACTGCCGCCGAAATTGATTTGAATAGAGATTTCCATAATGAAGCTAGTGTAGAAATTAAGTTTCTTAAAAAAATAGCTTCTGAGAAAAAATATGATTACGCTTTGAATCTTCATGAGCAGCGCACCATTTTCACCACAGACGGAATACATCCTGCGACACTCTCCTTTTTAGCGCCATCGGAAAACGAAGAAAGAACGATTACTGAAAATAGAAAAAAATGCATGGCAGTAATTGCCCAAACTTATAAAAATTTAAAAAAACTGATTCCTAATCAGATCGGAAGATATACAGATGAGTTCTATCCCACTTCTACAGGTGATAATTTCATCAAAGCGGGAATGGCGACAATCTTATTTGAAGGTGGACATTTCATCGGTGATTATACAAGAAAAGGAACAAGAAAATATTATACAATTGCTTTATATTACGCGTTAAAAGCAATCAGCGAATTAAAATCTGATACAACGGACTGGGAAAAATATCTAGAAATTCCGGAAAATCAGGAAACGCATTATGATATTGTGTACAGAAATGTAAAGTTGAATACGGATCATGAATGCATTTTGGATATCGCCGTACAATACAGAGAAGTTATAGAGGAAGGAAAAGATGAAATATCTTTTATTCCTTTTGTAATGGAAGTCGGGGATGTAAATAAAAGAAAAGGTTGGTTCGAAATTGACTGTACAGGTAAAAGATTTGTAAGTGACACAAAATATCCGAAACTGGATGCTGAAGTCAGTTTTAAAATAGAAGAATAA
- a CDS encoding mevalonate kinase family protein, protein MTNPLFYAKILLFGEYGIIEDSQGLTLPYSFYKGTLKFSSLDSEFEKKSNGHLIKYAEYLQNLELPAGFQLNVSDFHEEISKGLFFDSNIPQGYGIGSSGALVAAIFERYSITKYIPENVSKDQLKNLKMVFGLMESYFHGKSSGIDPLICYMNLPILIENKDNVGKVLIPESEAGKGAIFLIDSGMTGETGPMVQIFFEKMKTEGFRKTLKEEFIRYNNACIDSFLKKDMNPFFRNLKKLSHWAYEHFRPMIPESIFNVWKKGLDSNAYYLKLCGSGGGGYILGFTKDYEKAEKMLDGFHKEVIYRF, encoded by the coding sequence ATGACAAACCCTCTTTTTTACGCAAAAATTCTTCTCTTTGGAGAATACGGAATCATTGAAGATTCTCAGGGTTTAACGCTTCCTTACAGCTTTTATAAGGGTACTTTAAAATTCTCTTCACTTGACTCAGAATTTGAAAAAAAGTCTAACGGTCATCTTATCAAATATGCAGAATATTTACAAAATTTAGAACTTCCTGCAGGTTTTCAATTAAATGTTTCTGATTTTCACGAAGAAATTTCAAAAGGTTTATTTTTTGACAGCAATATTCCGCAAGGATACGGCATCGGTAGCTCAGGAGCTTTAGTTGCTGCGATTTTCGAACGTTATTCTATCACCAAATATATTCCGGAAAATGTTTCTAAAGACCAGTTAAAAAATCTAAAGATGGTTTTTGGTTTAATGGAAAGTTATTTTCATGGAAAAAGTTCGGGCATTGATCCTTTGATTTGTTATATGAATCTGCCAATTCTTATCGAAAATAAAGATAACGTAGGCAAAGTCTTAATCCCCGAAAGTGAGGCAGGAAAAGGGGCCATTTTCTTAATTGATTCAGGAATGACGGGTGAAACCGGACCAATGGTACAGATTTTCTTTGAAAAAATGAAGACCGAAGGTTTCCGTAAAACATTGAAAGAAGAATTTATCCGTTATAATAATGCCTGCATCGATTCGTTTCTTAAAAAAGACATGAATCCTTTCTTTAGAAATCTTAAAAAATTGTCGCATTGGGCGTACGAGCATTTCCGGCCAATGATTCCAGAAAGTATTTTTAATGTGTGGAAAAAAGGATTGGATTCTAATGCATACTATTTAAAACTTTGCGGAAGCGGAGGTGGCGGTTATATTCTGGGATTTACAAAAGATTACGAAAAAGCTGAAAAAATGCTTGATGGTTTTCATAAAGAAGTGATTTACAGATTTTAA
- a CDS encoding bifunctional nuclease family protein encodes MDYKQLIIRGISYSQTQSGAYALLLEHEETHIKLPVVIGNFEAQSISLGLEKDIHPPRPLTHDLFTKFIVSANFELVSVIIYQIVDGVFFSNINFKNSATEEELILDARTSDAVAMAVRFDAPIFTTQQVLNEAGILLELEDTGKEEDTFSERLTNEDSLGSVSMEELQKLLEDAVKEEDFDTALEIQEEIKKRKKKID; translated from the coding sequence ATGGATTATAAACAGCTAATCATTCGCGGAATATCGTATAGCCAGACACAATCTGGGGCATACGCTTTGTTATTGGAACATGAAGAAACACACATAAAATTACCCGTAGTGATCGGGAATTTCGAAGCACAATCCATTTCATTAGGCTTAGAAAAAGATATTCATCCGCCACGGCCGCTTACCCACGATTTATTTACAAAATTTATAGTTTCTGCCAATTTTGAATTGGTGTCTGTCATCATTTATCAGATCGTTGACGGAGTATTTTTTTCAAACATCAATTTTAAAAATTCTGCGACAGAGGAAGAGTTGATTTTAGATGCAAGAACTTCTGATGCTGTTGCAATGGCGGTACGATTTGATGCGCCCATTTTTACAACCCAACAAGTCCTGAATGAAGCCGGAATTTTATTAGAGCTTGAAGATACTGGAAAAGAAGAAGATACTTTCTCAGAAAGGCTTACTAATGAAGACAGCTTAGGCAGTGTTTCTATGGAAGAATTGCAAAAGTTGCTGGAAGATGCCGTGAAAGAAGAAGATTTTGATACCGCTCTTGAAATTCAGGAAGAAATCAAAAAAAGAAAAAAGAAAATCGATTAA
- a CDS encoding nucleoside permease, translating to MSLKLRLTILSFLQFFVWGAWLITFANYWFGTKQWGGEQFGIVFMTLGIASIIMPAITGIIADRWMNAEKLYGILHLGYAIALLYLPQVDDPNTFFWVMLIAMFFYMPTISLSNSIAYYILKNNNFDVVKVFPPIRVWGTLGFIAAMWITNLTDNKASANQFYIAAAFAVVLAIYSFTLPPCKPQSLIPKDASLSEKLGFNAFKLFGNSKLALFFIFSMFLGAALQLTNMYGDVFLSDFGKNPAYADSFVVKRSTLIMSISQFSETAFILAIPFFLKRFGIKKVMLISMFAWVLRFAFFAFGDPYGFGLGLIILSCIVYGMAFDFFNVSGSLFVETTTDYKIRSSAQGLFMMMTNGFGAIVGSFGSGWIISKFFTLANGDKMWQEIWLLFAGYALIITILFAIFFKHKHDPNEIANVNH from the coding sequence ATGAGTTTAAAATTACGATTAACCATACTCAGCTTTCTGCAGTTTTTTGTTTGGGGAGCCTGGCTTATTACCTTTGCAAATTACTGGTTTGGAACGAAACAATGGGGCGGAGAACAATTCGGAATTGTTTTTATGACCTTAGGAATTGCGTCCATCATCATGCCTGCAATTACAGGGATCATTGCTGACAGATGGATGAATGCCGAAAAACTCTACGGAATTCTGCATTTGGGATATGCCATTGCATTGCTTTATTTACCTCAGGTAGATGATCCCAATACTTTTTTTTGGGTAATGCTTATTGCAATGTTTTTTTATATGCCTACAATTTCGCTGTCTAATTCTATTGCGTATTATATCTTAAAAAATAATAATTTTGATGTGGTAAAAGTGTTTCCGCCAATACGCGTTTGGGGAACTTTAGGTTTTATTGCGGCTATGTGGATCACGAATTTAACTGACAACAAAGCTTCTGCCAATCAGTTTTACATCGCAGCGGCTTTTGCTGTGGTTTTGGCAATTTATTCATTCACATTACCTCCTTGTAAACCTCAAAGTCTGATTCCCAAAGATGCGTCTCTTTCGGAAAAATTAGGATTTAATGCTTTCAAGCTGTTCGGAAATTCTAAATTGGCATTGTTTTTTATTTTCTCAATGTTTTTGGGAGCCGCATTGCAGTTAACCAATATGTACGGAGATGTATTTTTATCAGATTTCGGTAAAAATCCTGCTTATGCAGACAGCTTTGTAGTAAAACGTTCTACGCTTATTATGTCTATTTCACAGTTTTCAGAAACCGCGTTTATATTGGCAATTCCATTTTTCTTAAAAAGATTTGGAATCAAAAAAGTGATGTTGATCTCTATGTTTGCTTGGGTTTTACGTTTTGCATTTTTTGCTTTCGGTGATCCGTATGGGTTTGGATTAGGATTGATTATTTTATCTTGTATCGTCTACGGAATGGCGTTTGATTTTTTTAATGTTTCAGGTTCTCTTTTTGTAGAAACAACTACAGATTACAAGATTCGTTCTTCTGCTCAGGGTTTGTTTATGATGATGACCAATGGTTTTGGGGCCATTGTAGGAAGTTTCGGAAGCGGATGGATCATTTCAAAATTCTTTACTTTAGCAAATGGTGATAAAATGTGGCAAGAAATATGGTTGCTTTTCGCTGGTTATGCACTCATCATAACAATTTTATTTGCGATTTTCTTTAAACATAAACATGATCCGAACGAAATTGCCAATGTGAATCATTAA